The DNA region CGGATGGCCAACAGACGTCTTCTGCACTACAGCCTGCCCAGGCACAGCAGGGAAAtccccagcagcagcttcaAATCAATGGCCTGGCATCGGGGGCCAACATAAAAATAGAGTTAAACTAGCGCTGGCAACTAAAAGTTTACCAATAAAATAGCCTAAGAACCTGGAACAAGTAATCTTGCATTCCATTTAGTATTTTCTAATCCGGATGAGAAATAGCAAAAGTTTTACCCCTGCGttgcaaatatataaaattctTCATTTTATACCTCTTTCAGCAAAACTTAAGTTCTAAAATAATTTAGttatccttttttatttttaatcttaaaAACATCATATAATTGGATCGGTTAAAGTGTCGCCtccttttgttgttggtttttggttgCAGACTCAAAATAAATGTGGCATTAATCCATATGTTGGTGAATTCACAGACCCACAGGATTCAGCTTCTGAGCAGGAGGAAACCGTCGCGCTGAAAGGCCACTTTTACGGCGTTTATTTGTTAGCCAGTCAGAGCTTGGATCCTCGTTACCGGGGAAAGTGCTACGTTGGCTTCACCGTGAACCCGAAACGGCGGATACGCCAACACAATCTTGGTTGTGACTTCGGCGGCGCGAGGAAAACAAGCCGCAAAGGGCCGTGGCTAATGATAATGATCGTGCACGGATTTCCGAATAATACAGTGGCACTCCAGTTTGAATGGGCTTGGCAACAGCCCTCGCTTTCTACCAGACTAAAAATGTTCCCGGAATTAAAACGAAAGTTGCCCAGGGAGACGTTTTTTGACTACAACTTTAGAATCCTCGGTTATATGCTGGGTGTTAGCCCTTGGAATAGATTACCACTCTCCGTTCGCTGGCTAGAAGCAGATTATGAAAGACCATTTAACATGCCATTTCCTAACCACATGGAGATTGTAAGTGGAAAGGTTTCCATAAGCGCCTCGCAACGTATGAGATCTTATGATGCAGTAGCTCCTCCACTTGTGGCGTGGACTTCCGAGTGTCACCTGTGTATGCTGCAAATCGTGCAACCGGAGAGATCACGCCTGGGGTGCACAAATCCAATGTGTCGACTTACATGCCATATTATGTGCCTGGCCAATTACCTTCTGGGCGACGCGCCAGGTCATTACATCCCAGTTGGAGGAGAGTGTCCGCTTTGTGAGAACCGTCTCAGCTGGGCAGCCCTTCTGCAGCGTAAACGTCTTCTCATGGGCGTACCTAAGGAACGGCAGGATCATGACGAGGATCGGATCGACGATGTTGGTGTGCACTGTAATATTGAAGAAGCCCCGGAGTTCTGCGATTAATTGAAGATCCGAATGCATTAATTCACAAAAGATAATAT from Drosophila santomea strain STO CAGO 1482 chromosome 3R, Prin_Dsan_1.1, whole genome shotgun sequence includes:
- the LOC120451134 gene encoding structure-specific endonuclease subunit SLX1 homolog, with translation MSSYDPQDSASEQEETVALKGHFYGVYLLASQSLDPRYRGKCYVGFTVNPKRRIRQHNLGCDFGGARKTSRKGPWLMIMIVHGFPNNTVALQFEWAWQQPSLSTRLKMFPELKRKLPRETFFDYNFRILGYMLGVSPWNRLPLSVRWLEADYERPFNMPFPNHMEIVSGKVSISASQRMRSYDAVAPPLVAWTSECHLCMLQIVQPERSRLGCTNPMCRLTCHIMCLANYLLGDAPGHYIPVGGECPLCENRLSWAALLQRKRLLMGVPKERQDHDEDRIDDVGVHCNIEEAPEFCD